A region from the Aquimarina sp. ERC-38 genome encodes:
- a CDS encoding universal stress protein, with product MKKILVPTDFSEQAESALKVAAQLAKKYQSQIYLLHIIELPVHLVDLMATPTPSAPEAIYFMKETHKKFEELLAKEYLNGIEVHETVSFEDIREGVMSTCTKNMIDFIVMGSHGSSGFEEFFIGSNAEKIVRFAKQPVLVIKEDCDVFNIGSVVYATNFEVEEKPAIAAIANFAKQIEAQLHVVWINTASSFKSTKEAEDEMKNMLSGIDVVQPSLSIYNDTNVEKGILNFAESVNAGLIGIGTHGRKGLSHFINGSVGEDVVNHAKRPVLTYKI from the coding sequence ATGAAAAAAATATTAGTTCCAACTGATTTTTCCGAACAGGCGGAAAGTGCTTTAAAGGTTGCTGCACAGCTGGCAAAAAAGTACCAAAGCCAAATTTACCTACTTCATATTATTGAATTACCGGTACATCTGGTTGACTTAATGGCTACTCCTACTCCTAGCGCTCCGGAGGCTATTTATTTTATGAAAGAAACGCATAAGAAATTCGAAGAGTTGTTAGCAAAAGAGTATTTGAATGGTATTGAAGTTCATGAAACCGTAAGTTTTGAAGATATTAGGGAAGGTGTAATGAGTACCTGCACTAAAAACATGATTGATTTTATTGTAATGGGGTCTCATGGATCTTCTGGTTTTGAAGAGTTTTTTATTGGTTCTAATGCTGAAAAGATTGTTCGTTTTGCAAAACAACCCGTTTTAGTAATTAAAGAAGATTGCGATGTTTTTAATATCGGAAGCGTAGTGTATGCTACTAACTTTGAAGTAGAAGAAAAACCTGCTATTGCTGCCATCGCTAACTTTGCCAAGCAAATTGAGGCGCAATTGCATGTGGTATGGATCAATACTGCCAGTTCTTTTAAATCTACTAAGGAAGCAGAAGATGAGATGAAAAACATGTTAAGTGGAATTGATGTTGTACAACCTTCTCTTAGCATTTATAACGATACTAATGTAGAAAAAGGAATTTTAAATTTTGCTGAATCCGTAAACGCAGGTTTAATTGGTATTGGAACCCACGGAAGAAAAGGTCTATCGCACTTTATTAATGGAAGTGTGGGCGAAGATGTGGTAAATCATGCAAAACGACCGGTGTTAACTTATAAGATATAA
- a CDS encoding DUF5060 domain-containing protein has translation MKSIFTLLAVCAMSSMLLAQNPSGELKRWHKITLSFTGPNSSESSNPNPFTNYRLDVTFTNGSSSYTVPGYYAGCENPADTSCDSGAVWKVHFAPGKTGRWQWTASFKTGDDIAIKTGGASAGFMDGKTGSFQIAESDKSGRDLRAKEKGMLSYVGEHYLRYAGTNPDNPNGVWFVKAGADSPENTLNYVDFDATPSFNNNLNKIGNKTWQPHQRDYNTNDAGAYTWGNGKGTEILGMINYLAGQGANAISFLTWNTSGDGGAVFPHTLKVSLKEYGNTPRGQQWSKVNKDRFDVSKLAQWEKFMEYGDKKGMFLHFKTMETENDNLMDGNNFGRERKLYYRELIARFGHHLALNWNLTEETTLKDNVVKETAKYIKSIDPYNHHMVIHTYPGEQDQRYNPLIGNKSELTGASIQTNQNKVHDDVRRWLQKSRSEGKKWVVANDEQGSAAEGVRVSDKQIRDKVLWATLLAGGTGVEYYSGYTNDDGDINGNDHRKRGDKYKQGGYALTFFNTYLQEDIVDMLSADAATTDNNDYVFAKAGKIYAVYRPNGGTTKITLPSGNWKVQWYNPRTGGNLSSPQTITNTLSAPDNSDWVALIKGESNVDSDCKNLTSAPTQDAYLEGNTRVNTDALRTERGNRIAYLQFVVPSTTKKVESIKLQLTVNNDPGQGTIDIFKGTSNSWTEANLSNNNKPSEGVKIGSITGNFNKDQTYEWELSNISQGERVSLIVKHSGSNDVSFYAKEGTTSPQILVNTDCDDTDTNCGSITLNALTDFPTIDVSGFSPAYKDRARKALAINASLYKDKFAAAEATFRGETGVYNIALNTLAELDGESSYRVVINNKVVGTFQNPETDTDYRPIVATFKDISITKGAKVRVEFNSNTNGKIPEGNSTAFARGRWTSIVFNCKSNTLSLGEVDASNALFLVPNPAQDIIALKGLSEPAVVTIYNTLGKKVISEVAARGSGATFDIQSLSNGIYFMVIDGNKEKQTLKFLKQ, from the coding sequence ATGAAATCAATTTTTACGCTTCTGGCCGTATGTGCTATGAGCAGTATGCTCCTTGCTCAAAATCCATCAGGTGAATTAAAACGATGGCACAAAATAACCTTATCATTTACAGGACCTAATTCATCAGAATCCAGTAATCCGAACCCATTTACCAATTATCGCCTGGACGTTACTTTTACTAACGGATCAAGCTCCTATACCGTTCCCGGGTATTATGCAGGTTGTGAAAATCCTGCAGATACTAGTTGTGATTCCGGTGCAGTCTGGAAAGTTCACTTTGCACCCGGAAAAACCGGAAGGTGGCAATGGACGGCTTCTTTTAAAACCGGAGATGATATAGCTATTAAAACCGGAGGCGCTTCCGCTGGTTTTATGGATGGTAAAACCGGGTCTTTTCAGATAGCAGAATCTGATAAGTCCGGAAGAGATCTTCGTGCTAAAGAAAAAGGAATGCTATCTTATGTAGGAGAACATTATTTGAGATATGCTGGAACTAATCCGGATAACCCAAACGGAGTATGGTTTGTAAAAGCCGGAGCGGACTCTCCCGAAAATACCCTGAATTATGTTGATTTTGATGCCACTCCCAGTTTTAATAATAATTTAAATAAAATTGGAAATAAAACCTGGCAACCACATCAACGGGATTATAATACAAATGATGCCGGAGCCTATACCTGGGGAAATGGAAAGGGTACTGAAATTCTGGGTATGATTAATTATCTGGCAGGACAGGGGGCAAATGCTATTTCTTTTTTAACCTGGAATACCAGTGGAGATGGAGGTGCCGTTTTTCCGCATACCTTAAAAGTCTCACTTAAAGAATACGGGAATACTCCCAGGGGACAACAATGGAGTAAAGTAAATAAAGACCGTTTTGATGTTTCTAAACTGGCACAATGGGAAAAATTTATGGAATATGGAGATAAAAAAGGAATGTTTCTTCATTTTAAAACGATGGAAACCGAAAATGACAACCTTATGGACGGCAATAACTTCGGGCGGGAACGAAAATTATATTATCGGGAATTAATTGCCAGATTCGGTCATCATTTAGCGTTAAACTGGAATTTAACCGAAGAAACTACTTTAAAGGATAATGTAGTCAAAGAAACGGCCAAGTATATTAAAAGTATTGACCCGTATAACCATCACATGGTTATCCATACCTATCCGGGTGAACAAGACCAGCGTTATAATCCATTAATAGGCAATAAATCGGAATTAACCGGAGCTTCTATTCAAACTAATCAAAATAAAGTTCATGATGACGTGAGAAGGTGGTTGCAGAAATCCCGAAGCGAAGGTAAAAAATGGGTAGTTGCAAATGACGAACAAGGTAGTGCTGCAGAAGGAGTTCGAGTATCTGATAAACAAATAAGGGATAAAGTGCTCTGGGCAACCTTGCTTGCAGGAGGTACCGGAGTCGAATATTATAGTGGATACACTAATGATGATGGGGATATTAATGGGAATGACCATCGAAAAAGAGGAGATAAGTACAAACAAGGTGGATATGCCTTAACTTTTTTCAATACCTATCTGCAAGAAGATATAGTAGATATGTTAAGTGCAGATGCAGCAACCACAGATAACAATGATTATGTTTTTGCTAAGGCAGGTAAAATCTATGCAGTATATCGTCCTAACGGTGGAACTACAAAAATTACGCTTCCGTCAGGAAACTGGAAAGTACAATGGTATAACCCCAGAACCGGAGGAAACCTGTCCTCTCCTCAGACAATAACCAATACTTTATCAGCTCCTGATAATAGTGATTGGGTGGCATTGATAAAAGGAGAATCCAATGTGGATTCCGATTGTAAAAATCTTACAAGTGCCCCTACTCAAGATGCTTATCTGGAAGGAAATACTCGTGTAAACACAGATGCATTACGAACCGAACGAGGCAATAGGATCGCTTACTTACAATTTGTAGTTCCTTCCACTACTAAAAAAGTGGAATCGATTAAATTACAATTGACGGTCAATAATGATCCGGGACAAGGTACGATTGATATATTTAAAGGAACCTCTAACTCCTGGACCGAAGCCAATTTGTCAAATAACAATAAACCTTCTGAAGGTGTAAAAATAGGTTCTATAACAGGTAATTTTAACAAAGATCAGACTTACGAATGGGAACTTTCTAATATCTCGCAAGGAGAAAGAGTTTCTTTGATTGTAAAACATTCCGGTTCTAATGATGTTTCTTTTTATGCTAAAGAAGGAACAACCAGCCCTCAGATTCTAGTAAATACGGATTGTGACGACACAGATACCAACTGTGGTAGTATCACCCTAAATGCGCTTACTGATTTTCCGACAATTGATGTATCTGGTTTTTCTCCTGCCTATAAAGATAGAGCACGCAAAGCCTTAGCTATTAATGCATCACTCTATAAAGATAAGTTTGCTGCGGCAGAGGCAACCTTTAGAGGGGAAACTGGTGTCTACAACATTGCTTTAAATACTCTTGCAGAATTAGACGGAGAAAGCTCTTACAGAGTAGTCATTAACAATAAAGTAGTTGGAACTTTTCAAAATCCGGAAACAGATACTGATTACCGACCTATCGTAGCAACATTTAAAGATATTTCAATAACTAAAGGAGCTAAGGTGAGGGTGGAATTCAACTCAAATACAAATGGAAAGATACCAGAAGGTAACTCAACCGCTTTTGCCAGAGGGCGTTGGACATCCATCGTATTTAATTGTAAAAGTAATACCTTATCCTTAGGGGAAGTAGATGCATCTAATGCTTTATTTCTAGTGCCCAATCCAGCACAGGATATAATAGCCTTAAAAGGACTTTCTGAACCTGCCGTAGTTACTATATACAACACCCTTGGTAAAAAAGTAATTTCTGAAGTTGCTGCTCGAGGTTCAGGTGCTACTTTTGATATTCAGTCGCTTTCTAACGGAATTTATTTTATGGTAATTGATGGAAATAAAGAAAAACAAACATTAAAATTTTTAAAACAATAG
- a CDS encoding helix-turn-helix domain-containing protein: MSYFGRNIKKIRSVKKLSQQAFAELFDLKRGTLGAYEEGRSEPKIDTIIKIANHFSIQIDSLLKNELTVNELLQFKGDLTTYTEQLKREQFAVIPCITEKNSSEYITSYKDAGFIKELPVIQLPINPEKEFRAYTVSNLEMTHHDTGFYPKDIVIGERVPLDIIKKLNNNTLVFSLVDDKLIFRRLYVTKNSITLRADHKNIEDATYTISEVKELWRVRYIFCHRIPEFTDVVHDKIHLIENELEKIWKKLK; this comes from the coding sequence ATGTCATATTTTGGAAGAAATATTAAAAAGATACGGAGTGTCAAAAAGTTAAGTCAACAAGCATTCGCAGAGTTATTTGACTTAAAGAGAGGTACTTTAGGAGCTTATGAAGAGGGTAGAAGTGAGCCTAAAATAGATACGATTATTAAAATTGCTAATCATTTTAGTATACAAATAGATAGTTTGCTAAAAAACGAATTAACAGTCAATGAATTATTACAATTTAAAGGAGACCTTACTACTTATACCGAGCAATTAAAAAGAGAGCAATTTGCAGTAATACCTTGTATTACGGAAAAAAATAGTAGCGAATACATAACCTCTTATAAAGATGCAGGTTTTATTAAAGAACTACCTGTAATACAATTACCAATTAACCCAGAAAAGGAATTTAGAGCATATACCGTTTCTAACTTGGAAATGACACATCATGATACGGGTTTTTACCCTAAGGATATTGTCATCGGAGAAAGAGTTCCTTTAGATATTATTAAAAAACTAAACAATAATACCTTAGTATTTAGTTTGGTTGATGATAAACTTATTTTTAGAAGGTTGTACGTTACTAAAAATTCAATAACCTTAAGAGCGGACCATAAAAATATCGAAGATGCCACATATACTATTTCAGAAGTAAAAGAATTATGGCGGGTACGTTATATTTTTTGTCATCGCATTCCTGAATTTACAGATGTAGTCCATGATAAAATACATCTGATTGAGAACGAATTGGAAAAAATCTGGAAGAAATTGAAATAA
- a CDS encoding CesT family type III secretion system chaperone codes for MQDHFQLVKDYLLQLHCTIHHENKKDGIIMLSKENEGIKNLILGIASPILIIEQFIFNIKNKNELVYRSLLQKNRDIVHGAFVLDHTGEKVIFRDTLQLENLDLNELEGTLNSLGLLLSEYSEQIINFSKY; via the coding sequence ATGCAGGATCATTTCCAGTTGGTAAAGGACTATTTATTACAACTTCATTGTACTATCCATCATGAGAACAAGAAAGATGGTATTATTATGCTGAGTAAGGAAAATGAAGGAATTAAGAATTTAATCCTAGGTATTGCTTCTCCCATCTTGATTATAGAACAGTTTATTTTTAATATTAAAAATAAAAATGAACTGGTGTACCGTAGCCTGCTTCAAAAGAACAGGGATATTGTACATGGAGCTTTTGTTCTGGATCATACGGGTGAAAAAGTAATTTTCAGAGATACTTTACAACTGGAAAACCTGGACCTAAATGAATTAGAAGGAACTTTAAATTCACTTGGTTTATTGCTAAGTGAATATTCCGAACAGATTATTAATTTTTCAAAATATTAA
- a CDS encoding PspA/IM30 family protein — protein sequence MNFFKRLFKIGEAEANSAIDKMEDPIKMTEQGIRDMKTDLTKSTEALAQVKALAIRSKNTTEEFVTKAEDYEQKAMLILKKAQNGTMESIEADRLAKEALIKKEEAVQQANRGKEETDKFDKSVSQLEKNIQEIKQNISRWENELKTLKARVKVSAATKNVNKQMAAIDGSSTVSMLERMKDKVSQDEAVAEAYGDIANASKSIDDELDKAANVTESNAEDDLAQLKKKLGIEKS from the coding sequence ATGAATTTTTTCAAACGATTATTTAAAATAGGAGAAGCAGAAGCCAATTCGGCTATTGATAAGATGGAAGACCCTATTAAAATGACAGAACAAGGTATCCGGGATATGAAAACGGATTTAACTAAAAGCACAGAAGCCCTGGCTCAGGTAAAAGCCTTGGCCATACGCTCCAAAAATACTACCGAAGAATTTGTAACCAAGGCTGAAGATTATGAACAAAAAGCGATGTTGATCCTTAAAAAAGCGCAAAATGGTACTATGGAATCTATCGAAGCGGATCGATTAGCAAAAGAAGCGTTGATTAAAAAAGAAGAAGCCGTACAACAAGCTAACCGTGGTAAAGAGGAGACGGATAAATTTGATAAGTCCGTTTCTCAATTAGAAAAAAATATTCAGGAAATTAAACAGAATATCAGCAGATGGGAAAATGAGTTAAAAACGCTGAAAGCTCGCGTTAAGGTATCTGCTGCAACTAAAAATGTAAATAAGCAAATGGCTGCTATTGACGGTTCAAGTACGGTTTCTATGCTAGAGCGCATGAAGGATAAAGTCAGCCAGGATGAAGCTGTAGCGGAAGCGTATGGAGATATTGCAAATGCATCAAAGTCCATTGATGACGAATTAGATAAAGCAGCTAATGTTACGGAATCTAACGCAGAAGATGACCTGGCGCAATTAAAGAAAAAGCTGGGGATAGAGAAATCCTAA
- a CDS encoding flotillin family protein has translation MSNLASLAIIVVAGIVLLIVLYFIIIAIFYKKIPQGEALVRTGFGGTAVAFDKGLYVIPVLHKVEIMDIAIKKIEIERSGLNGLICKDNIRADIKVAFFVKVNKSVEDIINVAQTIGCNRASEIETLRSLFDAKFSEALKTVGKKFEFVELYEARREFRDEIINIIGTDLNGYILDDCAIDDLEQTSLDIMKPDNILDAEGIKKITELTAAQNIKSNLIKRDEEKIIRKQDVEAREAILELDKQLAEKEEQQRREISNIKAREEAEILKVSEEERLKAETARIITEEKVKVAEENMERQIIVAAKNKQRTDAVETERVEKDRLLEATERERIVTLAQIEKEKVVEVEKKNIQDVIRDRVMLEKGVVEEQENMKDIEAFKTADRDKQVKITVAEAEAQESLIKTIKAAEAQKEAAKQKAEEINIEAQAQKEASQKEAEARKTLAEATAKEEATIGMSEAQVMHAKADANERQGLVEANIIEKKAKAEAAGILAKAEAIKEEGLAEAEVIKEKAIADAAGIEEKANAMKKLDGVGKEHEEFKLRLDKELQVDLAEINIQKEIADAQSLVIAEALKAANIDIVGGETMFFDQIVGQVTKAKGFDRLVKHSDNIQDVKDAILGSDDVKGNLLEKVKEFATKYGISSEDIKNLTIANLLMDLKKKSNSQEETDLFSNLLNLAKGLGLSDRKL, from the coding sequence ATGAGCAATTTAGCAAGTTTAGCCATTATTGTGGTGGCCGGCATTGTACTCCTTATCGTACTCTATTTTATAATTATTGCCATCTTTTACAAGAAGATCCCGCAAGGAGAAGCCCTGGTTCGTACCGGTTTTGGGGGGACGGCTGTTGCCTTTGATAAAGGATTATACGTAATTCCTGTTTTACATAAAGTAGAAATCATGGATATTGCCATCAAAAAGATTGAAATCGAACGTTCCGGACTGAACGGTTTGATATGTAAAGATAACATCCGGGCAGATATTAAAGTTGCGTTTTTCGTAAAGGTGAATAAATCCGTAGAAGATATTATTAACGTTGCTCAAACCATTGGATGTAATAGAGCTTCGGAAATTGAAACTTTACGAAGTCTTTTTGATGCTAAATTTTCAGAAGCTCTAAAAACGGTAGGTAAAAAGTTTGAATTTGTAGAGTTGTACGAAGCCCGACGGGAATTTAGGGATGAAATTATTAATATTATCGGTACCGATCTTAACGGATATATCCTTGATGACTGCGCTATTGACGATCTAGAGCAGACTTCGCTGGATATTATGAAACCAGATAATATTCTGGATGCTGAGGGTATTAAGAAAATTACTGAATTGACTGCTGCGCAAAATATTAAATCCAACCTAATTAAACGGGATGAGGAAAAGATTATCCGTAAACAAGATGTAGAAGCTAGAGAAGCCATTTTGGAACTGGACAAGCAGTTGGCTGAAAAAGAAGAACAGCAACGAAGAGAAATCTCTAATATAAAAGCCAGGGAAGAAGCTGAAATATTAAAGGTAAGTGAAGAAGAGCGCCTGAAGGCAGAAACAGCACGAATTATTACCGAAGAAAAAGTAAAAGTTGCCGAAGAAAATATGGAACGCCAAATTATCGTGGCAGCTAAAAATAAGCAACGAACGGATGCTGTAGAAACCGAACGGGTAGAAAAAGACCGATTACTGGAAGCTACGGAAAGAGAGCGTATTGTTACTTTAGCTCAGATTGAAAAAGAAAAGGTAGTTGAAGTAGAAAAGAAAAATATTCAGGATGTGATCAGGGACCGGGTGATGCTGGAAAAAGGAGTGGTTGAAGAACAGGAGAATATGAAAGATATTGAAGCCTTTAAAACCGCAGACCGGGATAAGCAAGTAAAAATTACCGTGGCTGAAGCTGAGGCACAGGAAAGCTTAATCAAAACTATTAAAGCAGCGGAAGCACAAAAAGAAGCGGCAAAACAGAAAGCAGAAGAAATCAATATTGAAGCTCAGGCTCAAAAAGAAGCAAGTCAAAAAGAAGCCGAAGCCCGTAAAACTTTAGCAGAAGCTACGGCTAAAGAAGAAGCAACTATCGGAATGTCCGAAGCACAGGTGATGCATGCTAAGGCAGATGCCAACGAAAGACAAGGACTAGTAGAGGCTAATATTATTGAAAAGAAAGCAAAAGCAGAAGCAGCCGGCATTCTAGCCAAAGCTGAAGCTATTAAAGAAGAAGGTTTAGCCGAAGCTGAAGTTATTAAGGAAAAAGCTATTGCTGATGCCGCAGGTATTGAAGAAAAGGCGAATGCTATGAAAAAACTAGATGGCGTAGGAAAAGAACATGAAGAATTTAAACTACGACTAGACAAAGAATTACAGGTAGATCTTGCAGAAATCAATATCCAAAAAGAAATTGCAGATGCACAATCTTTAGTTATTGCAGAAGCTTTAAAAGCAGCCAATATTGATATCGTAGGTGGGGAAACTATGTTCTTTGACCAGATTGTCGGTCAGGTAACTAAAGCCAAAGGTTTTGACCGATTGGTAAAACATAGCGATAATATACAGGATGTTAAAGATGCCATTTTAGGCAGTGATGATGTAAAAGGTAACTTACTGGAAAAAGTAAAAGAATTTGCAACTAAATACGGAATTTCTTCTGAAGACATTAAAAATCTAACTATTGCTAATTTATTGATGGATTTAAAGAAAAAATCTAATAGTCAGGAAGAAACAGATCTTTTTAGTAACCTGCTTAATCTAGCTAAAGGGTTGGGATTATCTGATCGGAAATTGTAA
- a CDS encoding endonuclease domain-containing protein, with product MKKKQIHNRKVLEPYRKKLRNHGTSAEAFLWKFLQRSQLEGRKFRRQHSIGNYIVDFYCPKEKLIIELDGEYHNRPDVQIKDQIRTDYLEGLGFTVIRFENKIVFDHLPSVLKGIKDHFK from the coding sequence ATGAAGAAAAAACAAATTCATAATAGGAAGGTACTTGAGCCATACCGTAAAAAGCTTCGGAATCATGGAACTTCTGCCGAGGCTTTCTTATGGAAGTTTTTACAGAGAAGTCAATTAGAAGGCAGGAAATTCAGACGCCAACATAGTATTGGAAATTACATTGTAGATTTCTACTGTCCGAAAGAAAAATTAATTATAGAATTAGACGGTGAATATCACAACCGTCCGGATGTACAAATAAAAGATCAAATTAGAACCGACTATTTGGAAGGTTTAGGGTTTACCGTTATTCGTTTTGAAAATAAAATAGTATTTGATCATCTCCCTTCAGTACTGAAGGGTATTAAAGATCATTTTAAATAG